The Desulfurispira natronophila genome contains the following window.
TACAGCGATGCCATTACCGTTACCACCACCCAAACCATCAAGGCAGTCGCTATCAAGGATGGTGAAAGCTCCAGTGTTGTGGAGGCCACGTTTACCATTGAAACTTCCGGCGGCGATACGTCCTACAGCGATGGGGCATTTACTGCGCCGATTTTAGTGGCAGTCGGAACCACCAGCGGCAAGGTGGGTACCTCCGCAGACAGCGCCCAGGACAGCTACTACCGATTCACTACTGATGCTGCTGGCAGCTACAATATGACCGTCAGTAACATTGTTGATCCCGCAGAGTTATACTTGTACTTATACGAAGAGGGTGTGAACTCAGAATCCGGCTTTATGGAACGAATTCCTTTTCGGCTTGGTGATGGCATTGGGCGCGACTCCCTGTATGCCACACTCAACCATGAGCTGGCTGCTTCAACCAGCTATGTGCTGCGTGTGCAAAACAGCAGTAATGCGGCAAATGTGACCTATGATCTGGATATCGAATACGCCGGAAGCTGGCAGTATGTGGGTGATGCCGGGTTTAATGGCACCGAAGCGCTCAATGTACAGATGGCATTAAGGAGTTCAGGTCAGCCATATGTAGTGTTCAGGGATGCAGGTAATGGTTCACGCACCAAAGTCATGACGTACGCAGGTGCAAGCTGGGAGAATGTGGGTGGCTTTGCATCGAGCGAGGCAAGTTACAACCAGCGAATTGCTATCGATCCCAGCGATAATCGTCCAGTGGTGAGTTATAACGAAGTTATTGACAGCAAGCAGTACACCAGAGTCAAAAAATTCAATGGTACAGAGTGGGAAAACCTGAGCAGCTCTGCCCTGCATGGGGTTTACTCCGCCATGGCCTTTGATGGCAACGGTAATCTCCACGTGGTTTACGATGACTACTCAGTGTCGGATGGAACATTTACTCCCGGCAGTAATGGCGAGTTGACCGTCAAAAAACTGGATTCTGAAAACTGGCTCAGTGTTGGCAGTGAGCGCTTCAGCGACCGTCGAGCCGTCCACATGCAACTGGCATTTGACGGGGACAATGCTGCACACGTCGCCTTTGTCGACTACATAACCTCTCAAGGCGACAAGATTACCGTGATGAAGTTTGATGGCACTGACTGGACCGTCCTTGGCGACAAGCGCCAGTTTGCCGGTGGAACGCCTGATCTGGCCTTCCATCCTGTGACCGACGAGCTATACCTGGTAAAAGACGGCAATATGCGGGTTTATCGCTATGCGGATAGCCAGTGGCACAGTGTGGGCGGCGATGCGGACATTGTCAGTACCGCCAACGCCACCAACATCGCCTTTGCCCCCGATGGCGCGTTGTATGCCGCCTACGGTGCTGGAGCGAACTATGCTTTGAAAGCCAACGTCATGCAGTTTGACGGTGCCGCCTGGCGCGTGGTGGGTGAGCGGGATTTCAGCCAGGATGAAGGTCGTTACGTGTCCCTGCAGATCGGCTCTGATGGTCTGCCAATGGTGGCGTTTGCTGACAAAGGTAATGAGTTAATCAATTCCATCAGTGTGATGAGCCTTGGTGAAGTGAGTGGCAGTACACCACCTTCAGGAGGTGACTACGATCTCTTTGTAGGGATTGAAGATGAACTGACCGAAACTGATCCTGAGAAGTGGTATGAGTTTGCGGTCGAGGCGGGAAAAACCTATCTGGTCCAATGGGAGGATATTTTTGATCGTTCAACAGAGAGCACTTATAGCGGTGATGTCGAGGTGAGTGTTTTTGATGGCTCAGATAACTATTTTCCTTACTTTAGCAGTCAGAGTGCAACTGACTCTTCTGGGCTGTTTGAAAAGCGAGATAGTGGTTACGTGATTAGTAACTATATAAAACCCTTAGGAAATAGCGTGCTGAGGATAAAGGTAAACACTTGGAATAATTCAGCATATGCCTACGGCACCTTCGCCCTGCGCGTCATTGAAGTAACTGACTAAAGTTTTCACCCCACATCGCTCAGTGGTGCGGGTTATTTTATTCCCCACGAGGAGGATTGTATGCGAAGAGTATCGGTTTCACGTTTTCTGGTATTGGCATTGGCAGGTATGGTGGTGACCCTTGCGGGTTGTGGCGGCAAGAATTTGTACATGGAACAGGGAACTCTCGAGTTTGAAAGTACCACACAACAGATGGAGGGCGATTGGACAATCACGTCGTACCTAGCTGGCGAAGAGGACAAATTCAAGTCAACCTTTGGTAAGGCCAGCCTGAGCATGGACTTTTTGACCCGTAAAGCGGAATGGACGTTTGCAGCGCGTGATGCGGTTGTTGCCGACAAGCTGATAACCTGGAGACAGAAGTATCCCGGTATTGACGTGACCGAGTACAAAATCGTGATAACCGGCACCTGGAAGGTCAACGATGACGGCGTCTCCATGGTGTTTAACGACGATGAAGAACATGAATTGGTTATCCGTGGCTCTGGTGAGAATTTTGAGGGTTTCTACGGTTGGGAAGTGATGAAGTTTGAAACGGGCAAGAGTGCTGGTGATGCGGTTGGTGCCCGCCAGGGTGGTTTGATGGGCCTGGCTGCTGGCGCGCTGGCCAAGCAGGTAACCGAAACTTCTGACTTCTTTGTTTCCATGAAGGGCAACTACACCTTTGAGTTTTCGGACGGCAATCGCACCTGGCTGCTGTGCCGCAAAGGTGCTGCTTACCGGGTGAACACCACTGACTGCAACGAGCGTCTGATACTGAAAAAGTAGGGTCAGAGTACGAAGCTTTTCACTGTTGTACATGTCCCTTTGTGGCTATGACGCCAAAACACGCGCAGCACCGCCCGATACACATATCGGGCGGTGCTGCTATTTGTCTTCCCTGAGTCTGTGGGCTATAAATTGCTCCACCTGGCGCACCAGGTTTTCGGGAGCCATGGCCTGCTTTTGCAGGATATTGGTGACTTGTCCTTCCAGGCTGCCTTTTTCTTCGTCAGTAAGATCTTTGGAAGTAAGGATAATTACAGGGATATCTTTCCAGCGAGTTTCTGTCTGCAGTTTGCGGGCAAAGGCAAATCCATCCATATGGGGCATGATCAAATCCAGCAGGATAAGACATGGATTGTGCTTCTCCATCAGCTCCAGGGCTTCTTCGCCATTGGCGGCTTCCAGTATCTGGTAGCCTTTGCCGGTCAGTATGGTTCCTATGGTAGCGCGGGTCAGCGCCTCGTCCTCAACAATAAGTACGGTACATTCGCTGGCATTGAGGGGGCGGTATTTTTCCAGTACATCCACCAAGTATTCCCGGTCAATGGGCTTTACCAGGTACTCTGAAGCGCCGAGGGCATAGCCTGCTTTTTTCTCGTTAACAATGGTCACCATAATGACGGGAATGTGGCGAGTCAGGGGATTGGCTTTCAGCTTGCTCAACACACTCCAGCCATCCATTTGAGGCATCATTACGTCCAGAGTTATAGCAGTTGGCATGAGCCGGGCTGCCAACTCCAGCGCTTCATGGCCCGAGGGAGCTGTAGCTACCCGGAATCCTGACCGCAGCAGGCTGCGCCGTAACATATCCCGAACAGCAGGGTCATCATCCACCACCAGTACCGTGTAGTCGCTGCTACCTGCAATAGTAGGTTCGGTGGCCTCACCTGTTGCAGAAACCTGATCATTTTTTTCAGCATACTGTGATTTTTAATGGACTGTGCGGGGGAGTCTCAATTGAAAGGTTGAGCCTTGGCCGGGTTCGCTATGAAGTACTTCAAGTGAGCCACCCATCATGGAGCAAAAGTTGCGGCTGATAGCCAGGCCCAGGCCAGTGCCGCCAAAGCGACGGGTGGTTGAGGAGTCAGCTTGGGTAAAGGAATCAAATATGGTATTACGCTGTTCTTCTGACATGCCGATACCACTATCGGAAACCTGTACGATAAAGTGGTCGGGGCCGTCAGGAGATGCCAGCAGCTTAACGGTACCATTTTCCGTAAATTTGGCAGCATTACTCAGGAGGTTGATGAGTATTTGGCGCACCTTAGTCTTGTCAGCATAAACAGCTCCCATCGATGAGTCAAAGTCGATTTGAATCTGGTTTTTACCTCGCTCCATCATGGGTCGTAACAGTTGTGCCACCTCATCTATCAGACGCGGGAGATCGAAGCTCTCCAGGTAGAGTTCCATCCGCCCTGACTCGATCTTGGATATATCCAGAACATCATTAACAATGCCGAGCAGGTGCATTCCTGCAGAGTGAATACGCTGCATGTCATCATTAATATCAGGCTTCAGGCCTTCCTGAATCTCTTCCTGAATCATCTCGCTGTAGCCGATGATGGCGTTAAGGGGCGTACGCAACTCGTGACTCATGTTGGCGAGAAACTGTCCCTTGGCTTCACTGGCAGCCTCGGCATCACACCGGGCCTGCTCCAGTTGACTGTGAGTTGCCTGCAGTTGTTCTTGCATACGGTTAAAGGCGCGGGCAATTTCTTGCATCTCCGCTCCACCATACTCGGAAACCCGGGCGCTGTAGTCGTTGTCACGTCCTGCACGCTCTATGCCCCACAGCAGATTACGTACCGACCGATTTATAGACTCGCTTAGCAACAACATTGGTATAAGCAGCACACCTACGAGAGCAACCAGGGTTGCCACGGCAAAGTTGAGTTCGCGATGGATTCGCTGTTGCACCTCATCAAGATAGACACCAGTGCCAACTACCCACCCCCAGGGCTCAAAACCTTTGGCATAGGATATTTTGGCAATGGGATCGTCGTAGCCTGGCTTGGGCCACTTGTACTCAACATAGCCACTGCCGTACTGCTCAACCACTTCCACCATCTCGACAAAAAGTCGCTTTCCGCTGGGATCCTTGTAGGTTTGCAAGGATTGCCCATTCAGTTGCGGCATGATGGGGTGCATAATCATGCGTGGATACATGTCATTGATCCACAAGTACTCGTTGTCTTCGTAGCGCATGGAGGAGATAATTTCACGACTGAGTTGCTGAGCGCGCTCTTCATCCATGCGCCCTTCCTGCACCAGGCTTTCCATGTGCTGCAGAACACTGTAGGCATTTTGCGCAGCAAATTTCGCTGCCTCCTGGCGTGCACTCAGCAGGTGGTCGCTGATAGACCCCAAAGTGAAATAGCTACTTGCAGACATACCCACAAAAGCGACAGCAACAATCAGAAGAAGTTTGCTTCGGATGGACTTGAGTAGGTTCATGGTGCGGTTCCTCAGTTTGATAGCGCGTTTTGTCAGCATTTGCTTAGAGACTGAACATTTACCGCCTGTGTTTTTCCATGGCTTTCGCTTTTCCCTATATATCCAGACTCATTCTCGGAGCGCTGTTGCGCATACTGAGCAATCCTCAAGGGCGCCGGAAACCGTTACTTTACCTATTCATACTACATGAAGTTATGCTGCCTCTTACCACCAAATCATGGGTGTGATATCCAGGCGCCGGATATCCAGAGGCGAGTTATTAATCACCCGCACCGTGCAGGCAAAGCGCCCACTGCTGTGGCAGACGATATCGCCACTAAAGCGATAAAGGCATCCATCAATCAGTTCGACGTTGTTAAGGCGTTCGGTAAATCCGTTGGGAATGTAGCGATCAGCGTGATCCATTTTGCCGTAATAGACTTCCACGATAACATCTTGGGGCTCCAGCCCATCCAACAGTACTTCCGCTTCCACATGGGCCATTTCGCCCACTCCCAGCTCTTCGCTGTCCGTTTTTACTTGTACCTGACGCACTGATACCTGGTGCCAATGATCCTGAATCTTGCGATTCCAGCTGGCTACCTTGCGAGCATGACTAAAATCGCTAAACTCAAACTGGTTCCAATTGATACTGGCGTTGAGATAGAATTTTGTAGTGTAGTTTTCCACCATGTTGTTGGTGTTGAAAACAGGCAGCAGGTTGGTCATAGCCTCCTTGACCATCTGCATCCAGCGCCGAGGGATGCCATCAGTGCTGCGATCATAAAATGCTGGCAAAATTTCGTTTTCCAGGAGTGAGTAGATGGAGTTGCTTTCTACTTCGTCCTGGAAATCCAGATCGTCGTAGGTTTCTCCGCCACCAATACTCCAGCCGCATTCCGGATCGTATCCCTCTACCCACCATCCATCCAGGATGCTCATGTTAAGTCCAGCATTGGGAGTGACCTTCATTCCTGAGGTACCGCAGGCTTCCAGTGGGCGGCGGGGGTTATTGAGCCACAAGTCGACGCCCTGCACCATTTTCCTGCCCAGACTGATATCATAGTCTTCCAAAAAGACAATTTTATGGCGAAATTCCGGTAAGTGGAGGGTGTGAATGATCTCTTTTATTATATGCTTTCCGCCCTCATCCCTGGGGTGAGCCTTACCGGCAAATATAAACTGAACCGGCCGGCTCTCATCGGACAATATGTTTCGCAGGCGATCAAGATCGTGAAACAGCAGGTCGCCCCTTTTGTAGGTGGCAAAGCGACGGGCAAAGCCAATGGTGAGAGCTTTTGGGTCCAGGACTTCATCAGCAATAGCCATCTCGCTTTTAGTCGCGCCTCGACGCTGCAGACTTTCCCGCAAACGCTTACGAACAAAAGTAACCAGACGGCGGCGGAGGGCTTCCCGGGCGTGCCAAAGCTCCGGGTCGGGAATCGTGCGTACTTTTTCCCACACTTCGGTGTCGTCAGGGTCGTCAACCCATCGCTCCCCAAGGTAGCGCTCCAACAAATCCTTAACATCGCGGGAGAGCCAGGAGAGCAGATGCACTCCGTTGGTTACGTGATCTATAGGGGTTTCCTGCTCTGGCACGCTGGGCCAAATATTTCGCCACATGTGGCGTGCGACGCTACCGTGAAGTTTGCTTACACCATTTTTGAAGCCTGCAAAGCGAATGGCAATGACAGTCATGCAGAAAAGCTCGCTTTTGTTGCCGGGAACTTCCCGCCCAAAGTCGATAAAGGTCTGGTTGTCAATCCCCAACTCATGGATGTAGTGCCCCAGGTACTTGAGTACCAGCTCCGGCGCAAAACGGTCGTTGCCGGCTGGTACGGGAGTGTGGGTGGTGAAGACATTACTTGCGTAAACAACCTCGAAGGCGGTGTCAAAATTGAGGCTGCGCTCGTGCATCAGGTAACGTATGCGCTCAAGGGGCATAAAGCCGCTGTGCCCTTCGTTCATGTGGCATACGGTGGGGTTAATATCCATGCTTTTTAGGGCTCGCATGCCGCCTATACCCAAGAGTATCTCCTGCTGTAGGCGCATTTCTTCATCGCCACCATAAAGCTGCTTGGTTATTTGCTTGGCCTTCTCACTGTTCTCCTCCAGGCTAGTGTCCAGGAGATAGAGGCTAATACGCCCTACTGCCACTCGCCAGATCTGAAAGTGAACTCGACCAAAAGGATAGTCTATATAGGGTTTTACAGGCTCACCACTGGCATCGCGCACCAGCTCCATAGGCATATTGTGAAAATCATTTTCCGGATAGCGCTCGTGCTGCCAGCCATCCGCGTTAAGGCTTTGGCGAAAGTAGCCGTGACGATAGAGCAGACCAACTCCCACCAGTGGGATACCCAACTCACTGGCAGACTTCAGGTGATCACCAGCCAAAATACCCAGACCACCGGAGTAGACAGGAAGAGATTCA
Protein-coding sequences here:
- a CDS encoding chitobiase/beta-hexosaminidase C-terminal domain-containing protein, translating into MKKLRILLISIMTAALVVGCGGDSGGSTETYKLTLAQPVGGNINYQFKYTTECGDYCWNVPKGGQVTLEAVAAQGYEFDEWSGINCDLRECTFNMNSNRIVSVTFSELASTDTGDPDSGTPGGDDPITVAAPVLSPNGGTFADAPSVTITSGTDGAVIYYTIDGNTPTGSSTQYSDAITVTTTQTIKAVAIKDGESSSVVEATFTIETSGGDTSYSDGAFTAPILVAVGTTSGKVGTSADSAQDSYYRFTTDAAGSYNMTVSNIVDPAELYLYLYEEGVNSESGFMERIPFRLGDGIGRDSLYATLNHELAASTSYVLRVQNSSNAANVTYDLDIEYAGSWQYVGDAGFNGTEALNVQMALRSSGQPYVVFRDAGNGSRTKVMTYAGASWENVGGFASSEASYNQRIAIDPSDNRPVVSYNEVIDSKQYTRVKKFNGTEWENLSSSALHGVYSAMAFDGNGNLHVVYDDYSVSDGTFTPGSNGELTVKKLDSENWLSVGSERFSDRRAVHMQLAFDGDNAAHVAFVDYITSQGDKITVMKFDGTDWTVLGDKRQFAGGTPDLAFHPVTDELYLVKDGNMRVYRYADSQWHSVGGDADIVSTANATNIAFAPDGALYAAYGAGANYALKANVMQFDGAAWRVVGERDFSQDEGRYVSLQIGSDGLPMVAFADKGNELINSISVMSLGEVSGSTPPSGGDYDLFVGIEDELTETDPEKWYEFAVEAGKTYLVQWEDIFDRSTESTYSGDVEVSVFDGSDNYFPYFSSQSATDSSGLFEKRDSGYVISNYIKPLGNSVLRIKVNTWNNSAYAYGTFALRVIEVTD
- a CDS encoding response regulator — protein: MVDDDPAVRDMLRRSLLRSGFRVATAPSGHEALELAARLMPTAITLDVMMPQMDGWSVLSKLKANPLTRHIPVIMVTIVNEKKAGYALGASEYLVKPIDREYLVDVLEKYRPLNASECTVLIVEDEALTRATIGTILTGKGYQILEAANGEEALELMEKHNPCLILLDLIMPHMDGFAFARKLQTETRWKDIPVIILTSKDLTDEEKGSLEGQVTNILQKQAMAPENLVRQVEQFIAHRLREDK
- a CDS encoding cache domain-containing protein, whose protein sequence is MNLLKSIRSKLLLIVAVAFVGMSASSYFTLGSISDHLLSARQEAAKFAAQNAYSVLQHMESLVQEGRMDEERAQQLSREIISSMRYEDNEYLWINDMYPRMIMHPIMPQLNGQSLQTYKDPSGKRLFVEMVEVVEQYGSGYVEYKWPKPGYDDPIAKISYAKGFEPWGWVVGTGVYLDEVQQRIHRELNFAVATLVALVGVLLIPMLLLSESINRSVRNLLWGIERAGRDNDYSARVSEYGGAEMQEIARAFNRMQEQLQATHSQLEQARCDAEAASEAKGQFLANMSHELRTPLNAIIGYSEMIQEEIQEGLKPDINDDMQRIHSAGMHLLGIVNDVLDISKIESGRMELYLESFDLPRLIDEVAQLLRPMMERGKNQIQIDFDSSMGAVYADKTKVRQILINLLSNAAKFTENGTVKLLASPDGPDHFIVQVSDSGIGMSEEQRNTIFDSFTQADSSTTRRFGGTGLGLAISRNFCSMMGGSLEVLHSEPGQGSTFQLRLPRTVH
- the glgP gene encoding alpha-glucan family phosphorylase; this translates as MTNYCYYTVVPKLPQTLQPLLEIANNLWWTWQTDAIELFYRIDQERWNSPSVEHNPIRLLGSLEWSELEVLAQDEGFMNHMHLVHRKFQEYMQQGTWYSRLSKDWEHFTITYFSLEYGIHESLPVYSGGLGILAGDHLKSASELGIPLVGVGLLYRHGYFRQSLNADGWQHERYPENDFHNMPMELVRDASGEPVKPYIDYPFGRVHFQIWRVAVGRISLYLLDTSLEENSEKAKQITKQLYGGDEEMRLQQEILLGIGGMRALKSMDINPTVCHMNEGHSGFMPLERIRYLMHERSLNFDTAFEVVYASNVFTTHTPVPAGNDRFAPELVLKYLGHYIHELGIDNQTFIDFGREVPGNKSELFCMTVIAIRFAGFKNGVSKLHGSVARHMWRNIWPSVPEQETPIDHVTNGVHLLSWLSRDVKDLLERYLGERWVDDPDDTEVWEKVRTIPDPELWHAREALRRRLVTFVRKRLRESLQRRGATKSEMAIADEVLDPKALTIGFARRFATYKRGDLLFHDLDRLRNILSDESRPVQFIFAGKAHPRDEGGKHIIKEIIHTLHLPEFRHKIVFLEDYDISLGRKMVQGVDLWLNNPRRPLEACGTSGMKVTPNAGLNMSILDGWWVEGYDPECGWSIGGGETYDDLDFQDEVESNSIYSLLENEILPAFYDRSTDGIPRRWMQMVKEAMTNLLPVFNTNNMVENYTTKFYLNASINWNQFEFSDFSHARKVASWNRKIQDHWHQVSVRQVQVKTDSEELGVGEMAHVEAEVLLDGLEPQDVIVEVYYGKMDHADRYIPNGFTERLNNVELIDGCLYRFSGDIVCHSSGRFACTVRVINNSPLDIRRLDITPMIWW